The following proteins are co-located in the Neisseria sp. Marseille-Q6792 genome:
- the murI gene encoding glutamate racemase: protein MENIGRQRPIGVFDSGIGGLTNVRALMERLPMENIIYFGDTARVPYGTKSKATIENFSMQIVDFLLEHDVKAMVIACNTIAAVAGQKIRQKTGNMPVLDVISAGAKAALATTRNNKIGIIATNTTVNSNAYARAIHRDNPDTLVRTQAAPLLVPLVEEGWLEHEVTRLTVCEYLKPLLADGIDTLVLGCTHFPLLKPLIGREAHNVALVDSAITTAEETARVLAQEGLLNTDNNNPDYRFYVSDIPLKFRTIGERFLGRTMEQIEMVSLG from the coding sequence ATGGAAAATATCGGCAGGCAGCGACCCATCGGCGTTTTTGACTCGGGAATCGGCGGTTTGACCAATGTGCGCGCGCTGATGGAGCGGCTGCCGATGGAGAACATCATTTATTTCGGCGATACGGCGCGCGTGCCTTACGGGACGAAATCTAAGGCGACCATCGAAAATTTCTCGATGCAGATTGTCGATTTTCTGCTGGAACACGATGTTAAGGCGATGGTTATCGCATGCAATACGATTGCGGCGGTGGCGGGGCAGAAAATCCGTCAAAAGACGGGCAATATGCCGGTTTTGGACGTGATTTCCGCCGGCGCGAAAGCCGCGCTGGCAACGACGCGCAACAATAAAATCGGCATTATCGCCACCAATACCACAGTCAACAGCAATGCTTATGCGCGCGCCATCCACAGGGACAACCCCGACACGCTCGTCCGCACGCAGGCCGCGCCGCTGCTCGTCCCTTTGGTGGAAGAGGGCTGGTTGGAACACGAAGTTACCCGCCTGACCGTATGCGAATACCTCAAACCATTGCTTGCAGACGGCATCGATACGCTGGTGTTGGGCTGCACGCACTTTCCCTTGCTCAAGCCCTTAATCGGCAGGGAGGCGCACAATGTCGCGTTGGTTGATTCTGCAATTACGACGGCTGAAGAAACCGCGCGCGTCCTTGCGCAGGAGGGATTACTCAATACCGACAACAACAATCCCGACTATCGTTTTTACGTCAGCGATATTCCTTTGAAATTCAGAACCATCGGCGAGCGTTTTCTGGGCAGGACGATGGAGCAGATTGAAATGGTGTCTTTGGGTTAA
- a CDS encoding type II toxin-antitoxin system Phd/YefM family antitoxin gives MFQANIHQAKTNLSQLIQRAEAGEIVIIAKAGKPCVQLTGIEKPARNAGRLKKFSHMENTDISRILENDNETAALFEESAL, from the coding sequence ATGTTTCAAGCAAATATTCATCAGGCAAAAACCAATTTGAGTCAATTGATTCAAAGAGCAGAAGCAGGGGAAATCGTTATTATTGCGAAGGCAGGTAAGCCTTGCGTCCAACTAACCGGTATTGAAAAACCGGCACGAAATGCAGGAAGGTTGAAAAAATTCAGTCATATGGAAAATACGGATATTTCACGTATTCTTGAGAATGACAATGAAACGGCAGCTTTATTTGAGGAGTCGGCTCTGTGA
- a CDS encoding transferrin-binding protein-like solute binding protein, with product MNNPLVNQAAMVLPVFLLSACLGGGGGSFDLDSVDTEAPRPAPKYQDVSSEKPQAQKDQGGYGFAMRFKRRNWHPMAMPKENEVKLKNDDWEATGLPTEPKKLPLKQESVISKVQANNGDNNIYTSPYLTQSNHQNGNTGNGVNQPKNQAKGYENFQYVYSGWFYKHAKREFNLQGEHKSAKNGDDGYIFYHGKEPSRQLPASGNIIYKGVWHFVTDTKQGQKFNDILETSKGQGDKYSGFSGDEGETTSNRTDSDLNNNHEGYGFTSNLEVDFNNKKLTGKLIRNNRVTNATTGDKHTTQYYSLEAQVTGNRFNGKAMATDKPGNGETKLHPFVSDSSSLSGGFFGPKGEELGFRFLSDDKKVAVVGSAKTKDNTANGNTAAASGGTGAAASGGAADMPSENSKLTTVLDAVELTHGDTAIKNLDNFSNAAQLVVDGIMIPLLPKDSESGNNQANQGTNGGTAFTRKFAHTPKSDEKDAQAGTAANGDQAASNTAGDTNGKTKTYEVEVCCSNLNYLKYGLLTRKTAGNTGEGGNGSPTAAQTGAQSMFLQGERTDEKEIPKEQQNIVYRGSWYGHIANGTSTSWSGNASGKEGGNRADFTVNFGEKKINGTLTAENRQAATFTIEGTIQDNGFSGTAKTADLGFDLDQSNTTGTPKAYITNAKVQGGFYGPKAEELGGWFAYPGDKQAQPPASGSGASAANSATVVFGAKRQQLVQ from the coding sequence ATGAACAATCCATTGGTAAATCAGGCTGCTATGGTGCTGCCGGTGTTTTTGTTGAGTGCTTGTCTGGGCGGAGGCGGCGGCAGTTTCGATCTTGATTCTGTCGATACCGAAGCCCCGCGTCCCGCGCCAAAATATCAAGATGTTTCTTCCGAAAAACCGCAAGCCCAAAAAGACCAAGGCGGATACGGTTTTGCAATGCGCTTCAAGCGGAGGAATTGGCATCCTATGGCAATGCCTAAAGAAAATGAGGTTAAATTAAAGAATGATGATTGGGAGGCGACAGGATTACCGACAGAACCCAAGAAACTGCCATTAAAACAAGAATCCGTCATTTCAAAAGTACAAGCAAACAATGGCGACAACAATATTTACACTTCCCCCTATCTCACGCAATCAAACCATCAAAACGGCAACACTGGCAACGGTGTAAACCAACCTAAAAATCAGGCAAAAGGTTACGAAAATTTCCAATATGTTTATTCCGGCTGGTTTTATAAACATGCCAAACGAGAGTTTAACTTACAGGGGGAACATAAAAGTGCAAAAAACGGCGACGACGGTTATATCTTTTATCACGGCAAAGAACCTTCCCGACAACTTCCCGCTTCTGGAAACATTATCTACAAAGGTGTGTGGCATTTTGTAACCGATACGAAACAGGGACAAAAATTTAACGATATTCTTGAAACCTCAAAAGGGCAAGGAGATAAGTACAGCGGATTTTCGGGCGATGAAGGCGAAACAACTTCCAATAGAACTGATTCCGACCTTAATAATAATCACGAGGGTTATGGTTTTACCTCAAATTTAGAAGTGGATTTCAATAATAAAAAATTGACGGGTAAATTGATACGCAATAATAGAGTTACAAACGCTACTACTGGCGACAAACATACCACGCAATATTACAGCCTTGAGGCTCAAGTAACAGGCAACCGCTTCAACGGCAAGGCGATGGCAACTGACAAACCCGGCAACGGCGAAACCAAACTACATCCCTTTGTTTCCGACTCGTCTTCTTTGAGCGGCGGCTTTTTCGGCCCGAAGGGTGAGGAATTGGGTTTCCGCTTTTTGAGCGACGATAAAAAAGTTGCCGTTGTCGGCAGCGCGAAAACCAAAGACAACACTGCAAATGGCAATACTGCGGCGGCTTCAGGCGGCACAGGTGCGGCAGCATCGGGCGGTGCGGCAGATATGCCGTCTGAAAACAGTAAGCTGACCACGGTTTTGGATGCGGTCGAGCTGACGCACGGCGACACAGCAATCAAAAATCTCGACAACTTCAGCAACGCCGCCCAACTGGTTGTCGACGGCATTATGATTCCGCTCCTGCCCAAGGATTCCGAAAGCGGGAACAATCAAGCCAATCAAGGTACAAACGGCGGAACAGCCTTTACCCGCAAATTTGCCCACACGCCGAAAAGCGATGAAAAAGACGCCCAAGCAGGTACGGCGGCGAATGGCGATCAAGCCGCTTCAAATACGGCAGGTGATACCAATGGCAAAACAAAAACCTATGAAGTCGAAGTCTGCTGTTCCAACCTCAATTATCTGAAATACGGGTTGCTGACGCGCAAAACTGCCGGCAATACGGGGGAAGGCGGCAACGGCAGCCCAACCGCCGCCCAAACGGGCGCGCAGAGTATGTTCCTTCAAGGCGAGCGCACCGATGAAAAAGAGATTCCAAAAGAGCAACAAAACATCGTTTATCGGGGGTCTTGGTACGGGCATATTGCCAACGGCACAAGCACAAGCTGGAGCGGCAATGCTTCAGGTAAAGAGGGAGGCAACAGGGCGGACTTTACCGTGAATTTTGGCGAGAAAAAAATTAACGGAACGTTAACCGCTGAAAACAGGCAGGCGGCAACCTTTACCATTGAGGGAACGATTCAGGACAACGGTTTTTCCGGTACGGCGAAAACTGCTGACTTAGGTTTTGATCTCGATCAAAGCAATACCACCGGCACGCCTAAGGCATATATCACAAACGCCAAGGTGCAGGGCGGTTTTTACGGGCCCAAAGCCGAAGAGTTGGGCGGATGGTTTGCCTATCCGGGCGACAAGCAGGCGCAGCCGCCCGCTTCGGGGTCGGGCGCATCAGCCGCCAACAGCGCGACCGTGGTATTCGGTGCGAAACGCCAACAGCTTGTGCAATAA
- the tbpA gene encoding transferrin-binding protein TbpA, with the protein MQQQHLFRLNILCLSLMTALPVYAENVQAGQAQEKQLDTIQVKAKKQKTRRDNEVTGLGKLVKTADTLSKEQVLDIRDLTRYDPGIAVVEQGRGASSGYSIRGMDKNRVSLTVDGLAQIQSYTAQAALGGTRTAGSSGAINEIEYENVKAVEISKGSNSVEQGSGALAGSVAFQTKTADDVIGEGRQWGIQSKTAYSGKNRGLTQSIALAGRIGGAEALLIHTGRRAGEIRAHEAAGRGVQSFNRLVPVEDDNQYAHFVVEEECESGSYETCKSKPKKDVVGKDERQMVSTRDYTGPNRFLADPLSYESRSWLFRPGFRFENKRHYIGGILERTQQTFDTRDMTVPAFLTKAVFDENKKQAGSLSGNGKYAGDHKYGGLFTNGENGALVGAEYGTGVFYDETHTKSRYGLEYVYTNADKDTWADYARLSYDRQGIGLDNHFQQTHCSADGSDKYCRPSADKPFSYYKSDRVIYGESHRLLQAAFKKSFDTAKIRHNLSVNLGFDRFGSDLHHQDYYYQNANRAYSSKIPTQNGNQNISPNGSQDKPYWVSIGGGNVVTGQICRLGNNTYTDCTPRSINGKSYYAAVRDNVRLGRWADVGAGLRYDYRSTHSDDGSVSTGTHRTLSWNAGIVLKPADWLDLTYRTSTGFRLPSFAEMYGWRSGDKIKAVKIDPEKSFNKEAGIVFKGDFGNLEASWFNNAYRDLIVRGYEAQIKNGKEEAKGDPAYLNAQSARITGINILGKIDWNGVWDKLPEGWYSTFAYNRVRVRDIKKRADRTDIQSHLFDAIQPSRYVVGLGYDQPEGKWGVNGMLTYSKAKEITELLGSRALLNGNSRNTKATARRTRPWYIVDVSGYYTIKKHFTLRAGVYNLLNHRYVTWENVRQTAGGAVNQHKNVGVYNRYAAPGRNYTFSLEMKF; encoded by the coding sequence ATGCAACAGCAACATTTGTTCCGATTAAATATTTTATGCCTGTCTTTAATGACTGCGCTGCCCGTTTATGCAGAAAATGTGCAAGCCGGACAAGCACAGGAAAAACAGTTGGATACCATACAGGTAAAAGCCAAAAAACAGAAAACCCGCCGCGATAACGAAGTAACCGGTTTGGGCAAATTGGTCAAAACCGCCGACACCCTCAGCAAGGAACAGGTACTCGATATCCGCGACCTGACGCGTTACGACCCCGGCATCGCCGTCGTCGAACAGGGGCGCGGCGCAAGCTCGGGCTATTCGATACGCGGTATGGACAAAAACCGCGTTTCCTTGACGGTAGACGGCTTGGCGCAAATACAGTCCTACACCGCGCAGGCGGCATTGGGCGGGACGAGGACGGCGGGCAGCAGCGGCGCAATCAATGAAATCGAGTATGAAAACGTCAAAGCTGTCGAAATCAGCAAAGGCTCAAACTCGGTCGAACAAGGCAGCGGCGCATTGGCGGGTTCGGTCGCATTTCAAACCAAAACCGCCGACGATGTTATCGGGGAAGGCAGGCAGTGGGGCATTCAGAGTAAAACCGCCTATTCCGGCAAAAACCGGGGGCTTACCCAATCCATCGCGCTGGCGGGGCGCATCGGCGGTGCGGAGGCTTTGCTGATCCACACCGGCCGGCGCGCGGGGGAAATCCGCGCCCACGAAGCCGCCGGACGCGGCGTTCAGAGCTTTAACAGGCTGGTGCCGGTTGAAGATGACAACCAATACGCTCATTTCGTGGTCGAAGAAGAATGCGAAAGCGGGAGTTATGAAACGTGTAAAAGCAAACCGAAAAAAGATGTTGTCGGCAAAGACGAACGTCAAATGGTTTCTACCCGAGACTACACGGGTCCCAACCGCTTCCTCGCCGATCCGCTTTCATACGAAAGCCGGTCGTGGCTGTTCCGCCCGGGTTTTCGTTTTGAAAACAAACGGCACTACATCGGCGGCATACTCGAACGCACGCAACAAACTTTCGACACGCGCGATATGACGGTTCCGGCATTCCTGACCAAGGCGGTTTTTGATGAAAATAAAAAACAGGCGGGTTCTTTGTCCGGCAACGGCAAATACGCGGGCGACCACAAATACGGCGGTCTGTTTACCAACGGCGAAAACGGTGCGCTGGTGGGCGCGGAATACGGTACGGGCGTGTTTTACGACGAGACGCACACCAAAAGCCGCTACGGTTTGGAATATGTCTATACCAATGCCGATAAAGACACTTGGGCGGATTATGCCCGCCTCTCTTACGACCGGCAGGGTATCGGTTTGGATAATCATTTTCAGCAGACGCACTGTTCTGCCGACGGTTCGGACAAATATTGCCGTCCGAGTGCCGACAAGCCGTTTTCCTATTACAAATCCGATCGCGTGATTTACGGGGAAAGCCACAGGCTCTTGCAGGCGGCATTCAAAAAATCCTTCGATACCGCCAAAATCCGCCACAACCTGAGCGTCAACCTCGGTTTTGACCGTTTTGGTTCCGACCTCCACCATCAGGATTATTATTATCAAAATGCCAACCGCGCCTATTCGTCGAAAATACCCACTCAAAACGGCAATCAAAACATCAGCCCCAACGGCAGCCAAGACAAACCCTATTGGGTCAGCATAGGCGGGGGAAATGTGGTTACGGGGCAAATCTGCCGCTTGGGCAACAATACTTATACGGACTGCACGCCGCGCAGCATCAACGGCAAAAGCTATTACGCGGCAGTTCGGGACAATGTCCGTTTGGGCAGGTGGGCGGATGTCGGCGCGGGCTTGCGCTACGACTACCGCAGCACGCATTCGGACGACGGCAGCGTTTCCACCGGAACGCACCGCACCCTGTCCTGGAACGCAGGCATCGTCCTCAAACCTGCCGACTGGCTGGATTTGACTTACCGCACTTCAACCGGCTTCCGCCTGCCTTCGTTTGCGGAAATGTACGGCTGGCGGTCGGGCGATAAAATAAAAGCCGTCAAAATCGATCCGGAAAAATCGTTCAACAAAGAAGCCGGCATCGTGTTTAAAGGCGATTTCGGCAACTTGGAGGCAAGTTGGTTCAACAATGCCTACCGCGATTTGATTGTCCGGGGTTATGAAGCGCAAATTAAAAACGGCAAAGAAGAAGCCAAAGGCGACCCGGCTTACCTCAATGCCCAAAGCGCGCGGATTACCGGCATCAATATTTTGGGCAAAATCGATTGGAACGGCGTATGGGATAAATTGCCCGAAGGTTGGTATTCTACATTTGCCTATAATCGTGTCCGTGTCCGCGACATCAAAAAACGCGCAGACCGCACCGATATTCAATCACACCTGTTTGATGCCATCCAACCCTCGCGCTATGTCGTCGGCTTGGGCTATGACCAACCGGAAGGCAAATGGGGTGTGAACGGTATGCTGACTTATTCCAAAGCCAAGGAAATCACAGAGTTGTTGGGCAGCCGGGCTTTGCTCAACGGCAACAGCCGCAATACAAAAGCCACCGCGCGCCGTACCCGCCCTTGGTATATTGTGGACGTGTCCGGTTATTACACGATTAAAAAACACTTCACCCTCCGTGCGGGCGTGTACAACCTCCTCAACCACCGCTATGTTACTTGGGAAAATGTGCGGCAAACTGCCGGCGGCGCAGTCAACCAACACAAAAATGTCGGCGTTTACAACCGATATGCCGCCCCCGGTCGCAACTACACATTTAGCTTGGAAATGAAGTTTTAA
- the rpsT gene encoding 30S ribosomal protein S20 produces the protein MANSAQARKRARQSVKQRAHNASLRTAFRTAVKKVLKAVEAGDKAAAQVVYQESVKVIDRIADKGVFHKNKAARHKSRLSAKVKALA, from the coding sequence ATGGCAAACAGCGCACAAGCACGCAAACGTGCCCGCCAGTCCGTCAAACAACGCGCCCACAACGCTAGCCTGCGTACCGCATTCCGCACCGCAGTGAAAAAAGTATTGAAAGCAGTCGAAGCAGGCGATAAAGCTGCCGCACAAGTGGTTTACCAAGAGTCTGTCAAAGTCATCGACCGCATCGCCGACAAAGGTGTGTTCCATAAAAACAAAGCGGCTCGCCACAAAAGCCGTCTGTCTGCAAAAGTAAAAGCCTTGGCTTGA
- a CDS encoding helix-turn-helix domain-containing protein, which translates to MAKCSDEFRLAVVQYYLAGNGSTRTANHFSISNSLVRKWVTRYRLHGESGIKRRKHTTKYSVEYKLEAIRLVTEQEMSQKAAADQLNLPDCSILLQWLRLYRLNGINGLKPKPKGRKPVKKQHPPQTKKADYLKTKEELLTELACLKAEMAALKKLDALIHGKEVRQKERNSSQG; encoded by the coding sequence ATGGCAAAATGTTCAGATGAATTCCGACTTGCCGTCGTCCAATACTATTTGGCAGGGAACGGCAGCACAAGAACAGCAAACCATTTTTCCATTTCCAATTCATTGGTACGCAAATGGGTGACAAGATACAGATTACACGGTGAGAGCGGCATCAAACGCAGAAAGCATACGACAAAATATTCGGTCGAATACAAACTTGAGGCAATCCGCCTGGTGACGGAGCAGGAAATGTCCCAAAAAGCTGCCGCAGACCAACTGAATCTGCCCGACTGCTCCATCTTGCTGCAATGGTTGCGCCTCTACCGTTTGAATGGTATTAACGGTTTAAAGCCCAAACCCAAAGGAAGAAAGCCCGTGAAAAAACAGCATCCGCCGCAAACGAAAAAAGCCGACTATCTGAAAACCAAGGAAGAACTGCTTACGGAATTGGCTTGCCTTAAAGCGGAAATGGCTGCCCTAAAAAAGCTCGATGCCTTAATTCATGGGAAAGAAGTGCGGCAGAAAGAACGCAACTCGTCGCAGGGTTAA
- a CDS encoding type II toxin-antitoxin system VapC family toxin gives MRKILLDTHALLWWLLDDKKLGTSARKLIENPRNVIFVSAASIWEISIKQNKGLLKLPDEFFDVLQEEDFGMLPIGLFHAKQAGSLPEIHKDPFDRMLIAQTQAEGFELMTVDEYIPQYGIRVVNASS, from the coding sequence GTGAGAAAGATTCTGCTTGATACCCATGCTTTGCTGTGGTGGTTATTGGATGACAAGAAACTGGGGACATCTGCACGCAAACTGATAGAAAATCCGAGAAATGTGATCTTTGTCAGTGCAGCAAGTATTTGGGAAATTTCCATCAAGCAGAACAAGGGGTTGTTGAAATTACCGGACGAGTTTTTTGATGTGCTTCAAGAAGAGGATTTTGGAATGCTGCCTATAGGTCTGTTTCATGCAAAACAGGCTGGAAGCCTTCCGGAGATACACAAAGACCCTTTCGATAGGATGTTGATTGCACAAACCCAAGCGGAAGGCTTTGAACTGATGACTGTCGATGAATATATTCCGCAGTATGGAATTAGAGTTGTCAACGCATCAAGCTGA
- a CDS encoding extracellular solute-binding protein gives MKKSVLAVLAALSLAACGGSEKNAVQPQADAASAANAEAAATDTLNIYNWSNYVDESTVEDFKKANNLKLTYDLYENNETLEAKMLTGKSGYDLVVPGIAFLPRQIEAGAYQKVNKDLIPNYKNIDPELLKMLETADPGNQYAVPYFSGVNTIAITAKGKELLGGKLPENGWDLLFKPEYTHKLKSCGIALWDTPSEMFPILLNYLGKDPKGSNPEDLKAAAEVLKSIRPDVKRFSPSIIDELARGDICLAAGNGGDLNLAKARSEEVKNNVGIEVLTPKGMGFWIESWLIPADAKNVANAHKYINYTLDPEIAAKNGIAVTFAPASKPAREKMPAELVNTRSIFPNEQDMKDGFVMPQMSTDAKKLSVSLWQKIKVGTN, from the coding sequence ATGAAAAAATCCGTATTAGCCGTTTTGGCCGCGCTGTCTCTGGCAGCCTGCGGCGGCAGCGAAAAAAACGCCGTGCAACCTCAAGCAGACGCTGCGTCTGCTGCCAATGCCGAAGCCGCTGCCACCGATACTCTGAACATCTACAACTGGTCGAACTATGTTGATGAGAGTACGGTCGAAGACTTTAAAAAAGCCAACAATCTGAAGCTAACTTACGACTTGTACGAAAACAATGAAACGCTGGAAGCCAAAATGCTGACCGGCAAATCCGGTTACGATTTGGTTGTGCCGGGCATCGCCTTCCTGCCGCGCCAAATCGAGGCGGGCGCGTATCAAAAAGTCAACAAAGACCTGATTCCCAACTATAAAAACATCGATCCCGAACTCTTGAAAATGCTGGAAACCGCCGACCCGGGCAACCAGTATGCCGTCCCCTATTTCTCCGGCGTGAACACGATTGCGATTACGGCGAAAGGCAAAGAGCTTTTGGGCGGCAAGCTGCCCGAAAACGGCTGGGATTTGCTGTTCAAACCTGAATACACCCACAAACTGAAATCCTGCGGCATCGCCCTGTGGGACACCCCGAGCGAAATGTTCCCGATTTTGCTGAACTATTTGGGCAAAGACCCCAAAGGCTCGAATCCTGAAGATTTGAAGGCGGCGGCGGAAGTGTTGAAGTCTATCCGTCCGGATGTCAAACGTTTCAGCCCGTCCATCATCGACGAGCTGGCGCGCGGCGACATCTGCCTGGCGGCAGGCAACGGCGGCGATTTGAACTTGGCGAAAGCACGTTCCGAAGAAGTGAAAAACAACGTCGGCATCGAAGTGTTGACGCCGAAAGGTATGGGCTTCTGGATTGAGTCTTGGCTGATTCCCGCCGATGCGAAAAACGTCGCCAATGCCCACAAATACATCAACTACACGCTCGACCCCGAAATCGCGGCGAAAAACGGCATCGCCGTAACCTTCGCCCCCGCCAGCAAACCGGCGCGCGAAAAAATGCCTGCCGAGTTGGTGAACACCCGTTCCATCTTCCCGAACGAGCAGGATATGAAAGACGGTTTCGTGATGCCGCAAATGAGTACGGATGCGAAAAAACTGTCGGTCAGCCTGTGGCAGAAAATCAAAGTCGGCACCAACTGA
- the tsaE gene encoding tRNA (adenosine(37)-N6)-threonylcarbamoyltransferase complex ATPase subunit type 1 TsaE: MSDLPSISRFLADEATTLDLGEAWSSRLNAPLVIYLEGDLGAGKTTLTRGILRGLGHRGPVKSPTYAIVESYPLEHFTLHHFDLYRFSFPEEWEDAGLDELFAANSVCLIEWPQQGGEFTPPADITATLTHDGGGRKCLLTAHTERGRESLPL; this comes from the coding sequence ATGTCTGATTTACCCTCCATCTCCCGATTCCTTGCCGATGAAGCCACCACACTCGATTTGGGTGAAGCATGGTCTTCCCGTTTAAATGCACCCCTGGTCATTTATCTAGAGGGAGACTTGGGCGCGGGGAAAACCACGCTGACACGCGGAATCCTGCGCGGACTCGGTCATCGGGGACCGGTCAAAAGCCCGACTTACGCCATCGTCGAATCTTATCCGCTGGAACACTTCACCTTGCACCATTTCGACCTCTACCGCTTCTCGTTCCCCGAAGAATGGGAAGACGCGGGGCTTGACGAACTGTTTGCCGCAAACAGCGTCTGCCTGATCGAATGGCCGCAACAGGGCGGGGAATTTACGCCGCCTGCCGACATCACCGCAACATTGACACACGACGGCGGCGGCAGAAAATGCCTGCTGACCGCCCATACCGAACGAGGACGTGAAAGCCTGCCGCTATGA